One segment of Candidatus Blochmannia ocreatus DNA contains the following:
- the greA gene encoding transcription elongation factor GreA, producing MKYIPMTLRGAEKLREELDYLKNVRRPAIIKSISEARGYGDLKENSEYHAAREQQGFCEGRIQEIEFKLSNAHIIDISKLITDGKVVFGATINIENLDTKCRQIYSIVGDDEADLKAHMISINSPIARGLIGCKTGDIVCIDTPKGEIRYKIIQVIYS from the coding sequence ATGAAGTATATACCCATGACTTTGCGTGGAGCTGAAAAATTAAGAGAAGAATTAGATTATTTAAAAAATGTGCGTCGCCCGGCTATTATAAAAAGTATTTCTGAAGCCCGTGGATATGGAGATTTAAAAGAAAATTCTGAATATCATGCAGCTCGTGAACAACAGGGTTTTTGTGAAGGGCGTATTCAAGAAATAGAGTTTAAATTATCTAATGCACATATTATTGATATTAGTAAATTAATTACTGATGGTAAAGTGGTGTTTGGTGCTACAATTAATATTGAAAATTTAGATACAAAATGTAGACAAATATATAGTATTGTTGGTGATGATGAAGCGGATCTAAAAGCACATATGATTTCTATAAATTCCCCCATTGCTAGGGGTTTAATAGGTTGTAAAACAGGGGATATTGTATGTATAGATACTCCAAAAGGAGAAATACGATACAAAATAATTCAAGTGATATATTCTTAA
- a CDS encoding RlmE family RNA methyltransferase — MTNKKNSKKWIKKHFTDQYVKSAKIHNLRARSWFKLQAINYTDNLFTTGMRVVDLGSAPGGWALYAKKKIGNTGKIIACDILPMPKICGVDFLNGDCSDPKILEGINIWSKNRKVHIILSDMSPNITGISIIDINKSIYLGNLALKICQDFLKYGGTFVVKVFQGKNLDKYLHDVSSVFNIVKIRKPYSSNPASREIYIVAKKHKKV; from the coding sequence ATGACAAATAAAAAAAATTCTAAAAAATGGATAAAAAAACATTTTACAGATCAATATGTAAAATCTGCTAAAATTCATAATTTAAGGGCAAGATCTTGGTTTAAACTACAAGCTATAAATTATACGGATAATTTATTTACTACTGGTATGAGAGTAGTTGATTTGGGTTCAGCTCCTGGAGGTTGGGCGTTGTATGCAAAAAAAAAAATAGGAAATACTGGAAAAATTATTGCATGCGATATTTTACCAATGCCTAAAATTTGTGGAGTGGATTTCTTAAATGGTGACTGTTCTGATCCAAAAATTTTAGAAGGAATAAATATTTGGTCTAAAAATAGAAAAGTGCATATTATTTTATCTGATATGTCTCCTAATATTACTGGTATATCAATCATTGATATTAATAAATCTATATATCTTGGAAATTTAGCTTTAAAAATATGTCAAGATTTTTTGAAATACGGAGGCACTTTTGTAGTAAAAGTTTTTCAAGGTAAGAATTTAGATAAATACTTGCATGATGTAAGTTCTGTATTTAACATAGTAAAAATTCGTAAACCATACTCTTCTAATCCTGCTTCTCGTGAAATATATATTGTAGCTAAAAAACATAAAAAAGTTTAA
- the folP gene encoding dihydropteroate synthase codes for MMLKLNARILKFSKIHVMGILNVTPDSFFDGGKYCVLSKAIDHVSNMINSGATIIDIGGESTRPGSKILSESEELERVIPIIHEVSRRFDVLISVNTSSALVMRESANINNGIHLINDIRSFTMKGAMQVAVECQLPICIMHMQGNPQNMQKSPYYSDIITEIDGYFHDQIIRFESAGISRNKLILDPGFGFGKSVAHNYKLLANLKHFHHFDIPLLIGLSRKSMLSFGQYAVQQRLIGSISCAVIAAMQGVHIIRVHDVRETVEALKAVQATLQYNKE; via the coding sequence ATAATGTTAAAACTAAATGCGCGTATTTTGAAGTTTTCTAAAATTCATGTTATGGGAATATTAAATGTTACTCCTGATTCTTTTTTTGATGGAGGAAAGTATTGTGTTTTGTCTAAAGCAATTGATCATGTTTCTAATATGATTAATTCTGGAGCAACCATAATTGATATAGGAGGTGAATCAACCCGACCTGGTTCTAAAATATTAAGTGAATCAGAAGAGTTAGAACGTGTTATACCTATCATACATGAAGTATCCCGACGTTTTGATGTATTAATTTCTGTTAATACATCTTCAGCGTTGGTAATGCGTGAAAGTGCTAATATTAATAATGGTATACATTTAATTAATGATATTCGTTCTTTTACTATGAAAGGAGCAATGCAAGTTGCAGTAGAATGTCAATTGCCAATATGTATAATGCACATGCAAGGCAATCCTCAGAATATGCAAAAATCTCCATATTATTCTGATATTATTACTGAAATAGATGGTTATTTTCATGATCAGATTATTCGTTTTGAATCTGCTGGTATTAGTAGAAATAAATTAATATTGGATCCAGGTTTTGGTTTTGGAAAAAGTGTAGCGCATAATTATAAATTATTGGCTAATTTAAAGCATTTTCATCATTTTGATATACCTTTATTAATTGGGCTTTCACGTAAATCAATGCTTAGTTTTGGTCAATATGCTGTTCAACAAAGATTAATAGGTAGTATTTCTTGTGCAGTAATTGCAGCGATGCAAGGAGTACATATTATTCGTGTTCATGATGTTCGTGAAACAGTAGAAGCTTTAAAAGCAGTACAAGCTACTTTACAATATAATAAAGAGTAA